DNA from Polaribacter sp. NJDZ03:
TGTCTAAAAAAGGTTTGCTTTCTCTTGCCCAATCTATTGGTAAAACTTGATCAACTGTTCCGTGAGAGCAATAATAGTTAGTGGTAATTTCTTTAGAAATGTTGGTAGGGAGTAATTCTTTATTAATATAACCACTTAGTGCAATTACATGTTGTACTTTATTTGGATAGAAAAAACTTAAAGAATAACTTAGAATAGCACCTTGACTAAAACCTAATAAAAAAGTGTTGTTAGGGTCTGTTTTGTATTTTGCTTTTATTTCATCAACAAAAACAGCAATTTTATCTACAGATTCTTTAGCTTGTTTTAAGTCGGAAAACTTACCATTTATTTCATCGAAGTTAATAGCGTACCATGCATAAGCTCCAGATCCCATTGTATAAGGTGCCTGAGCGCTTACTATTAATAAATTATCTGGTAATTCTTCAGCAAAAGAAAATAAATCCTGTTCGTTACTTCCGTAACCATGTAGAAGAATTAATAAAGGTGGATTTTCTGTTGGTGTTTTTGGTTGTCTTACCAGGTAATTTAAATTGCTCATTTTGTATACTGTGTTTTTTGTTTTGATTATATGTTTTTAAACCACTCTTGAAATTGATCTCCAACTACAGGAATAATTTTTTCTTCACCTTTAACGGCTCCCATTAATGAAATAACCCATAAAACCAATAAAATAGCACTTACAATTACTCCTGCTGTTCCTCCTAGGTACTTATAGACAATCCATCCGTTTAAAAATTGAATTAAATTTAAGCCTATCATTTGTCTGATGTAAAAATTAGCAAAAGAATTCTTTGTGCTGTTGTTCATGAAAAAAGCTATGATTAAACCTATAATCCAAAAATGACTTATAATTGCCATTGTTTTTCCTTCGTTTGCTGTTTGATTTTGCATACTGTTTATTTTAATATTAATTGATTGTTAGCGTAAACTCCGTAAGCTTTTCCTTTTAATTTTTTATCTAAAAAAGCGCTGTTTTTAGAGGTTGATAAAATATCCTCTTTTGTAAAAGTGTAATTCTGTTCAGGATTGAATAAAGTAATTTCAGCTTTATTGTTTTCTTGAATAGAAAGATTTTCTATACCAAAAATAGCTTTTGGTTTGCTTGTAATATTTTCTATAAAATCTTCTAATTCTAAAACAGAATTAATTGCTCCAAAAGAACTTTCTAATCCAATGGTTCCATCTTTTGCTTCACTAAATTCTAATTTTTTATGCTCAATGTCAATTGGGTTGTGGTCTGAGGTAATAATATCTATAACGCCAGATTTAATACCTTTTATCAGGCTTTTTAAATCGGTTTTAGTTCTTAAAGGAGGGTTTACTTTAAAGTTGCTATCAAAACCATGTAATTCATCGTCAGATAAAGTTAAATGATGCACAGAAACACTACAGGTAACTTGCAATCCTTTCTTTTTAGCTTCTTTTATTAGCTCAACAGATTTAGTGGTAGAAATAGTTGGAATATGTAATTTTCCGCCTGTGTATTCTAATAAATATAAATCTCTTGCAATTTGTATGTGTTCTGCTAAAGCTGGACTTCCTTTTAGGCCTAATCTGGTGCTATTAACACCTTCATTTGCAATTCCTTCTCCGGCAATAGAGTTGTTTTTAGGGAAGCTAAATACCAAACCATCAAAATTCTGAGCGTACAAAAGCGCAATTTTCATCAAATTGTCATTTGCTATTGGTTTGTTGTAATCTGCAAAAGCTATAGCGCCAGATTGTTGCATGTCATACAATTCTGCCATGTCAACACCTTTGCTGTTTTGCGTTAGCGCAGCAATAGGGTAGAGGTTGGTAGCAAATCCGTTTGCTTTGTGTATTAAATACTCA
Protein-coding regions in this window:
- a CDS encoding alpha/beta hydrolase, whose protein sequence is MSNLNYLVRQPKTPTENPPLLILLHGYGSNEQDLFSFAEELPDNLLIVSAQAPYTMGSGAYAWYAINFDEINGKFSDLKQAKESVDKIAVFVDEIKAKYKTDPNNTFLLGFSQGAILSYSLSFFYPNKVQHVIALSGYINKELLPTNISKEITTNYYCSHGTVDQVLPIDWARESKPFLDNLGFNNTYSEYPVGHGVAPQNFYSFKTWIEERL
- a CDS encoding dihydroorotase family protein, which produces MTTLLKSATIIDTSSPYHHQQKDILITNGIIDKIEDLIENNNYQVITLDNLHVSCGWFDTSVSFGEPGFEERENIKNGLNVAAKSGFTAVAVNANSNPVIDNKAAVEYLIHKANGFATNLYPIAALTQNSKGVDMAELYDMQQSGAIAFADYNKPIANDNLMKIALLYAQNFDGLVFSFPKNNSIAGEGIANEGVNSTRLGLKGSPALAEHIQIARDLYLLEYTGGKLHIPTISTTKSVELIKEAKKKGLQVTCSVSVHHLTLSDDELHGFDSNFKVNPPLRTKTDLKSLIKGIKSGVIDIITSDHNPIDIEHKKLEFSEAKDGTIGLESSFGAINSVLELEDFIENITSKPKAIFGIENLSIQENNKAEITLFNPEQNYTFTKEDILSTSKNSAFLDKKLKGKAYGVYANNQLILK